The DNA region GTAATTATTCACATACAAATATTTTCGATCATGTAATAGTTAATATATTggcatatattatattaaaaagtttaatcaaatatatcaaaTAGTAAGAATTTCCATGGAGATGACCATGGAATTGCCATTACCAAGGTACATCTATACATGGAAAACCTTTTTATATGCTTTgctatttctttctttatttcctaTTGTTGGAacctaaaaatattattttgttcatTGTAAATTTTTTTGCCTCATAATATTTGTTATTTGCATGTTCATATGTGAAGAGAATAGTGTACCAGCACTTTTATTAGagtttggatcttctaaattttgaatttttactttaaaaggtaaagtatgatctctcatctttgaatagtttctctcttatattttctcttgatcccacctatgaaataaatgatgagagatcacactttatcctctaaagtgaaatttagaatttagaggaactaaatttcttttattaaaatttggttagCACTTaaccaacaaaagaaaaatgaataatctcacaccattagatgtaatctcacacaaTTAAAAACACCAATGATAgctaattgatggttacaaatcacaaaGTCTACTAGCCCATAACATTCCTCCATATGTGAAATTTATAATCAAGTTGGGTTGATTGACCAGCAACAAACCCTTAAATGAAAATCTGATCCACGACAAATTAGTTCTTAACTTGTCGGACTAAAAGTTGCCgtggaaaacaagaaaaaatatatgtgaaatttattattttgttttatttatactCAAATTAATTATCATGTTAGTGAAAATTAAATGTACTTTTGCATTTTTCATATAAGACATTTCTTTTAAATAAGGTAAGTTCGTTaaaccattttttattttaaatttcttaataTGTGTTACAACAATGGTGGTCTGAGATCAttgaaaatgaaaatcaaatatatcattttttatttccccttttcttcctttctataGAAATTGTCCGATGAAGCATCTGATGACTTTCACAAGGCAGTGCACGTAGCTATTCGCTGCATCCAAGATCATAAGAAGTACTATGAAAAGGTGAAaaaacttgttcttaattttttttaagtcacatattatttaacttttatatattataGAGCATGGCAGCTTTTCAAAGTATTATCTAGACCATAATTTTAAATTgcaattctaaattatttcttTAACCAAATGCATTTTTTTAAAGAAACTTTAAGAGTTGTTTACTTTAGAAGAATGAAGAAACTTTTATGTTCAATTTTTGAATTATGTAGGTTCTGCGAAATGCAATGAAAGGAGGTGGAACCAATGAGGATGCACTGACACGTGTGATTGTGACAAGGGCTGAGAAAGACTTAAATGACATAAAAGAGATTTATTATAAGAGAAACAGTGTTCAGTTAGAGGATTCAGTGGCTAAAGAAACTTCAGGAGACTACAAGAAATTTCTCCTAACCTTGATGGGAAAGGAGGACTAATCCAACATATATAACATGTCATGGCTGAGTCAAATTTATGTTTGAATCTATGCAATCTTGAgtaatatatttgttaagtgttaGTGTTACTTGGTTTGGTGCTTGTACCCCTTATTAATAATGGAAGCTGTTGGATTAAACTATAATGGGTTGCTTCCATTCCATAATAACTTTGACTGATCCTTAATTGTAGGTATTAATTAGCTAGCTCAATAATACAATGTGGTTTTCCATGTGAATAAATTGTGGTAATGTTCTAACCAACTTGTGTTGGTCGAGTAAtgagctcactcgtccgcttaagtagTCTTATCACTTGTGCATGCAGCATCTCATTGACTAATGGCAGACTCTTAAATGAAGTTTCGATCTGCGACGGTCCTTTGATCTGTTAGATTGGGAACACCGtagagaattaaagaaaaaatttgttGTAATGTTTTTTATGGGAGTTATGTATATCATTAAAATTCAGTGATTCTACAttatataaatttctttttactattatatttctAGACAAAtggccaaaaattttaaaaaagagagTCTAAAAAATCAAACTTTGCCTATTTTGCGTATTCACTTTTTAGATAAGTATTCATATATTCCTAAATGATTAAATTAAATGTACAAATTATTTatcacttataaaaaataataatatttcttttgttaCTTTTGTTGAAATAATACTATATTTTAAAACTGTCTTTTTCATGTTGTAAagttatttttatcaatattttaatttttatcaacgTTAGCCTCTCCGTTTCTACATCTATATCTCTCTTGAATCCATCGCTCTAGTTGCGTTTGGAATTTGGATTCTATCTATAAAACAAAAAATGAGGAGACAGAAGAAATACAAATAGATATTTTTTCAGTCCAACtcttagaaaatatataaaagacaCAGAACATGGATTAACATTTTCAGTCACAACATGCATTAACATGGATTTTACAAGCACCAAGAAGAGAATCGATTATATCAATTCCCTTTCAATACACTGTCTAAAGCTTTATAAAGATGGGAAGCCACATTCTCACCAGCAGTAGTAATAACAACACTGCTGGTTCCAATTTCAATCACAGCTTTGTAAGGATCTGCTGTGTGAATCAGACACTGTATTTGTGATTCGGAGTTCATTTTCTGATGTTCCACTGATGCATTGATGCCAAAATTTGAAAATGTTGCTAGAAGCTTTTCCAATTCTGGTTTACGAAAACTTACCGAATTTGTTCTTCCATTGGAATTCTTTTCAGTATTATCCAACAGCAGGTGATATCTGGCATTTTCAATGATGAGTTCCCCATTTACTCTTGCTAGATTGATTTCCTGCTCTTTGAATGCATTCCAATAAAAGTTGGAAGCCGGAGTAGCCGGAATTTTTAACTCAAAACCGTCCTTACACGATACTTTTGAAGTTTTTCCCTCGGAGTAATACAGCACAGAGCGAAATTTTTCGCTTGGAAAACTTATATGCGGCCGGAACTCCTCAGGGAACTAGAGGATAAGCAAGGAGCAAAATAGAAAGCAAGATCATCAGCTTAAAATATTTACAAtcccaaaaaaaattatgataaagcATATAAGCTATAAGTAACATGACCAATTACCAGAAGAGTTTTTGGTTGCAAAGTCTCCAACAAAGACCTAACTCTACGCAATCTACAATGTggaatgaaaatacataagatgaTAAATacataattcaaattttaatctgcatcaaataaagaatcatttagaaaattatagaaattaTAGAGCAGTGACATTTTGAAAAGGGACCAAAATAGAAGACATGGCTACTGTAATCTTATtccttaattgaaaaaggaaaaaaaatatgttCAGGTATGGCTAGCAATATTTCTCTCCCCAATGTTCCTTGGGTCATCATATGACAATTGTAAATTGTTACTTAGCAACAtgttatgcaaaataatttataagAACAACGAGAAACATAAAAGAATCTACATATTGCAAGAAGTGGCTAATTAAAGACGAAAGTCTACCCTATTCCAGGTTGAAAGTGACACTGAAGAACCTTCATTGCCATTGGCTTGAAAGGTAATAGCGCTAGCTGAGGAGGATTCACCCCGCCCTGCCAAGAACAAATTCATCACAAACATTGGTCAAAGCCATTCCTACTTCGGAAAAAGAAGGAAACTTTAACGAACATATATAATGCGTGGAGAGCATATATCACCTCAAGGATCAGTAATGATTTTGGATCTTTGTGCCAACGTTGAAGCAGATGAACAACAGGACCGAGACGCAGACTCCAGTGAGAACAAAACACAATGCATGGTTCCCGTGAATGCATCCTAAGTAATACATCAAAATATGTCAGAATGTGCATGCAAAAGAAGTTCAGAAAAATTGTCCATAACTTTGCACAATTTGTTAAAATTAAACCCTCTTCAATCTTTTGAGGCTATTGAAGAAACTCAAACTAAGTtggaaaagcaaagaaaaagaatcTGCAAATATCCACACAACTTTGCATATATCAACTACAAGTTGACACCAAAGTTTGGAAATACATTATTGCAGTCATAAACAACTGCATAATTGATTGAAGAGAAATGAGAATGAAGCAAAAAATCTTACCAAAATTTTTCTGAGTGAATATTAGGAAGCACGTGAATCTTTTTATCATCCAATAACTTAACATGGTCAAACAATGGTTCCCCATCAAAGAGCTGTGACACCAATTAAAGTagattaaaatcaaacaaaatgcgAAAATATTTAAACACAAATATCCAAGTGCAATAAACAAAATCATAATTCTAACAGTCTGTACCCTTTCTTGCCGCTGTCTACTAAGCCATTCTGGCACAATGTTAAGGTATGCCAATAAATCTTCAGCTACTGAAGAAATGATATAAATTGGGACCTGCAGCGAGGAAAGAACCAAAGTAGTAGTTAGTGAGCAGACATCTATGATTCTGATACCAGAATTGTATTATATTAGAAACTGTCTGTAATTTAATCTCAAAAAACATTTTTAGTTAGTTATCTAATATTCACGTCCCATTTCTGTCCCACAATCCCACCACAAGAAAAAAATTACATGAAAacgataaaattttaaacaatgtGCACTGGTAGGCAATAATGTGGGTGAATAGGATTAGCATTCTTTACAACAAAACACAACAATGTCAATAGAGAACTTGTTAAAGGAAGGATACCTTCATAGCTGAAGCATCAATTGCTTTAGAAACTTCCTCCAAAAGCTGCAGAAAAATTCCAAATTGGTTGATTGGAATGAAAACTGAACCACCACCTTTTATGGACTCTATAGCGCAAGAGCATATGAAAGCTAACTTTTCCATTTCTTCCGAATCCTCTTTAGCGTTATGGTAGAGTCCAACCAAACCATGAGAACTGTAGCAAGAATCCGCACAAAAGTCAATCTTAACAGCAGGAATTTCCATTACTCACTTAAAGATGTTGAATTTCTAAAGAAGTATAAATCATGTTTCTAGTTATGACGTAGTTTTAAGGAAATCTGAATATCAATATCATATACCTCATAGGCAGTTTATCTGCAAGTTGAACAGATTCATTCTCCTCGTCCTTAACATCTTCGGTAGAATTCAAGGATGAGAAATCAGAGTAAATCAATGTATCAGTCCCCTGTAAACTTTGGTAATCAAAAGCCGCCACTTGAGAAGAAATGAAGCTGGAGTTTGAAAGATAACCAACATCTCCCTTAGGACTATCTAGAATCCAATTACAACTGCCCATTTCTACACCAGAGCTGAAAGCTTTTATGACTAATATGCCATTGTAGCAAACTTCCTCCGCATATTTAAGTTTTTGAATCTTTAGTACACAATCATTGACATCAGCTTCACTGTAAATTTCCACATATGAAAAcatgaacaaaaaaaattgctTTGAATTGACTTGAAACAATAACTGGACTGGCACTGACAACACTCAAGCAATATATATAATACAGACAGAATTGCAAGCACAACAATAAATAACTGATATAGTCCCTAATGAGAGTTATTTCCACTCATCTCTGCCCATGTTGGGTTGGGGAAACTCTcccttgtttttaaatttttaataagcaACCTCAAGCATCTAATAGCCATAGGTTAATCAAGTTTAAAAGCCAGGGCTGAAGTGGCCGACCCCATACATTTGAGCACAGGAACATGTTACATTTGCTGGAAAAATTTGCCTTCTGCTCTGAACCAATTAATGTAATATTCCCACATCTAtttcaaaagtaatttttgaGATATAAATAGTTGTTAATGCAAACACTTTAACAGGTAATAAGATTCATATAtacaaaattacaaattaatattAACATTAATATAAATGCACACAGTCCAAAGTAATTGTTATGATCTTCCAATTATAATAATCGAGAACTATTGAAATATATATCTCAACTTTGGCAATCTCAGTCTACTACTCTTCCTTGATACCTGCCGGTCATATTTCGTACTCAAACTTACGGAATTTTTATTTGTAACCAACAAAAAATTATGGATCTTCTTGAACACACAGTTAGTGTTTGAATTGTTTAAAACGATATACTTTATAAGTTTAACtttcaaataattataattataattgcaATTAGGTAACATACCCTTTCATATCCATACAACATTGATTTATAATTTATCAATCACAAATGTTATCACTCATACCGTGATATTGCATTAGTTTTGGGTAAAGAATCTTTAGTCTTTGCAAGTTAAAATCATAAATGTAGACTACAAGAAGTGCAGATTACCTGTATAAGGGCCTCAAACCACCCAACTCCGTTCCATCTTTGCCCAATATTATCTCTCTCAATACAGAAGGAATCTTCTCAACTTCTTCCTGCCTCAGCCATACAGGGAAATCAGTTTCCGTTGGTCCATAGAATTGTTTTAATTCCTTATGCATTGATACAAGATCCCTCATCACTAGCTCACCCAGTCTTGCTGATACTTCGGTTGCGTAAATCTATTCAATTGAAACAATACACTAGGTAGATAAAATCTAGAGACTATGATCGGCGATGATAAGGCTGGTCTCCAACAACAAGAAATAAATCTCACAGCAATAAGAGCACTACCTTAGCCGAGAATCCCTTCATCTGAGTAAGAAAAGGCAATCCTAAAATACCCATTGGACTGGAGATTAGTACAACATCAATGAAAGAGGGATTCCATAGGTGCAAGTTCATCACAGTCTTGTACCATGGTTCAGCAAAAATTAAGGTTTTATTATCTGGTTGGTTTTCAATTTTCTGCCTCTTCGCAGGCACAGCCATTGAACCAACATCATTGTTTGCATCCACTTTATCTTCTTCTAATGATGGCAATGCATAAAAAGCAGTAGTTACCGGGGAGAATGGTGTGAGAGCAGAAAGGTCTAGTGGGCAATCCAATAGGATCTTAATCCCACCTAAGTTTAGGATGTGACATGGTGGGAAGTGTGATCCCCTACCTTTGCTCAAACATGTCTACAAAAGcacaatatcaaaataaaaaaattaaaatccgggaatttttttttttatcatatacaATTAAAATGCAAAAAAGAAAGGGTACATAAAGAACTCACAAACTCCATTGTCTCGCTGAAAGGAAATAGTGGTTTGTGGCTATGGGAAGCAAAAAGTGAACAGAAATTTACAGCAAAATCACCTGCAAATAGACTTCAAACAATCAGTTTGTAATCAAGAGAAATTCACTTGATGAATGAAATTGGCGTCAAATGAAAAACACCTCATAAATAGGTTGAACCGAACAGAACTAAACTTATATAATTTGATTCATTTTCTTAATCtgttttatcaaaaaataaaatagcgtGTCATTCTCCTTGCCAACTGTGTCAGGTATATCTCAGACAAGTTGATCAGGTTGAGTAGCATTAATGTTTCTGGATTATGGACAGAATCTCAAAATTTTCAAAGGGAGTATGAGGACTCTTATAAAATTCTACAAATTTATAAGGTGGATCCTATAAGTGTCTAGTTTATCCCTCAACCATATAAATCACCAGACAACATAAGGCAGCTACAGAAACATCTTCTTAAGCTAAAATCATCATCATGGACCATCATAATAAAGCCTCTTTGAGGCTGTCCGAAATTCTTAGCTGCAACAAAATCCCTTTAATAACATCTCATTCATTGTAATGGATATATCAATAATCCAGCAGCAAGAACTCAATCTCTTAGTACTTAGACGAAACTCATACATCTTCTAAAACACATTGTTTTCCTCCCAAAAATCTAGCAGGAATAACATTAGTTGTTTTCTTTCCGAAAGTTTCTGCAGCAACCACATAATATCATGGCATCTAAAAGCAGCTTTAACCTCTTTCCGACTAAACTATATAACTAAAACCTTTCTCATaggaattttatcaaacacttagcatgcatacCTTAAACTTAGCTTAGATAGGCCCCTTCTAAAATCTCTCACCTCTAGCTTGACTTAAACTAAGTAGTGAGCTGAAATTACACTCCTTTTTGGCTTGTGAATGAAGCTCCGATCGATGGTGAAGACAGAGAAGAGTGATTTTCTCGAATGAGCTTAATAGTGGAGTTCTGtgaatcatcatcatcagaagagTGATAAATGAAGAAGATAAAGTGGAGGCACTGTGAAGTTCAAGAATAGAGAACAGAGAGTGGAGCATTCCGTTTTGGGCAAACTAACAGAGAAGCCAACTCCATCGCCGACCACCACGCCAACATCGGAGCAACCGGAAGCCACGATTGTATATTTTATCCGCCTGCTTCACCAGAAgtgtaaattcttttttttttttgtcgatgGAATTGGACAATTCCCAATCTTAGGTATCCTAATAGATTGGACAACCCCTAATTTTAGCTACATAATATACACTCACACACTCCTCAAGTACTTACCAATTTTTTCTTTTCGATTGTAGCTGGTAGGACTCGAATCCGAGATCTCAGATGATGAGAGGGCGAAATACCGTGTAAACTATGGCTAATTggcattcattttttttttcaaggcttcctttcttcttctgttGGGCTTTTTGGCTCTGTTCCaaatttttggaacaaaaaaAAGCTATCCTTTGAAAACGAGTAAAACTAAAATCTCATTCTGGCCACTACTCATTGTTCAAAATGACAATGCGCCCAAGTCCAAAAAAAATGACAATGCGCTCTTTAACCACAAATTTGGAAtgtgttttaattaaaatttgattaaataatattatttacattTTAAAGACCAATCAAAGGCTGAATTTTGTTGTATAAgtagtattttttttagaattaatgGATCGTGTTTACATATAACTTTAATTGATTATGTGTcaagaaattattttaaaagataaaatttttcatgtaATGTCAACAATATActataataaagtaaaaaaaataaacctctaaatttctttttaataagACACTTAAACCCTTAACCAATTATAAATACAGAAACACAAATCCAAAATACACTATTCTaacaaaaaagaaatatattAAAACCATAATAGTACAAATAACCTTAAATTTCAACAAACTATTGTACCTACTATTTCGCTGATTGTTGGCCTTAATTAATGACAACTCtaatttcttgcttcttttttttaaattgcagaaattttatttgattaaatatgtaaaaattaGTTGGTTTTAAATAGTGTTatctttactattttaattgatGGACAATATAAATACAGAAGTATTAATTTGGTCTTgaagaatttttaaataatgatCAATTATAATATTAGGCCAGACTTAATTATGTACAATGCTTGATTAATGGTTTTTGTAGAATCTACTATTTAAAAGAAGTTTGCAGATGAAATGAACGAAAAAAGTTTAAAGCTTAATAAAATCATTTTCAATAGATGAATATTATAAGGATGAGAATATAAAATTTGTattgaagatcaagaaaagaaTGATGGAAGAAAAATTAAACTTGATAAGGTAATTTTTATTGGTTAGATTATTTAAGTGCCATACTATTCCAAATTTGATCCTGACTAATGTTGTGTATGCAGCAGGTTAGATTCATTGAACATATATAGTAATACTACCATAGCTAAAGTGCTGGCACACAATTATGCACGTCAACATAAtagaaagaatttaattttaaaatattattataatataaaataattttatacatatatctaatcatataatattatatcaataaaaataattatattttatattaatcgtataaataataaaatattatctaaaataataaatataattattgtataaaaattaaactataacAAAATAATATCAGCCAAATTAGAAGATTAACTACGTGAGTAATTATCCATCCTTATTTCTAAGTTGTACACCTTCGAATAAAAGTCCTCCGCCATCGTCACGTGATTCTCTTTCCACGGCACGAGCAGAGTCATCAATGGAGTCgccatcactttttcattctcttttttgtCCCTTCCCCTCACCAACTCTATCTCTCTATATATATCCGCACTCACTCACTCAGCACCAATTCCATTATTTTCATCCTCATTAATTTAATTTCCAATCATGCCCCGACCACGCCGAACTGCCGTCATCGGCGCAGGCATCGCGGGCCTAGCAATGGCTCGCGAGCTGCGCCGCGAGGGAATCGAGGTAGTCGTCTTTGAAAAAGGCGACGACCTGGGAGGCACATGGAATTACGACCCGAGAATAGACTCCGACCCGACTGGACTCGAACCGACCCGGGAAGTGGTCCACAGCAGCGTGTACCTGTCGCTGCGGACCAATCTGCCGAGACAGATAATGGGGTTCGTGGATTATCCATTTCGGGAGGACGAAGACGGTGACCGGAGAACGTTCCCGGGTCACAAGGAGGTGCTGCGGTTCGTAAAGGAGTTCGCAGAGGAGTTTGGGTTgcgcggtttggttcggtttgggAGCGAGGTGGTTCGGGTGGAGCGGGTTGGAACCGGGTTGTGGTTGGTGGAGTGGAAAACGAAGAGGAGTGAGGAGGTTTTGGTGAGTAAGGAGATGTTTGAAGCGGTTGTTGTGTGTAACGGTCACTTCACTCAACCAAGAGTACCAACCATTCCCGGTAAATAACTACTAACCGTTTTCCGCTGTGTTATAATTGGGGAACATTTTTATTTCAGGTACACAAGAGTTCGGTAAATTAAGTATTCTTTCAACCAACTTGAGCTGGTAAAGTTGGTCGAGAGTTCATCACTCATCCGCTTAAGTTATCGGGACACGAGACTGACACGGAacagtaaatttaaaatttttataaaatacgaaaatttggtatatatataaaatataaaatattttttagataaattaaaataatattttagtattttattaatattaaaatataaattaatattttaattatttttaatattttttaatatttaataattaataatatatattatttttaaatttatttcaagaatacatgttaagaataagattggacaTACTA from Arachis hypogaea cultivar Tifrunner chromosome 10, arahy.Tifrunner.gnm2.J5K5, whole genome shotgun sequence includes:
- the LOC112717005 gene encoding uncharacterized protein isoform X2; this translates as MEFTCLSKGRGSHFPPCHILNLGGIKILLDCPLDLSALTPFSPVTTAFYALPSLEEDKVDANNDVGSMAVPAKRQKIENQPDNKTLIFAEPWYKTVMNLHLWNPSFIDVVLISSPMGILGLPFLTQMKGFSAKIYATEVSARLGELVMRDLVSMHKELKQFYGPTETDFPVWLRQEEVEKIPSVLREIILGKDGTELGGLRPLYSEADVNDCVLKIQKLKYAEEVCYNGILVIKAFSSGVEMGSCNWILDSPKGDVGYLSNSSFISSQVAAFDYQSLQGTDTLIYSDFSSLNSTEDVKDEENESVQLADKLPMSSHGLVGLYHNAKEDSEEMEKLAFICSCAIESIKGGGSVFIPINQFGIFLQLLEEVSKAIDASAMKVPIYIISSVAEDLLAYLNIVPEWLSRQRQERLFDGEPLFDHVKLLDDKKIHVLPNIHSEKFWMHSREPCIVFCSHWSLRLGPVVHLLQRWHKDPKSLLILEGGVNPPQLALLPFKPMAMKVLQCHFQPGIGLRRVRSLLETLQPKTLLFPEEFRPHISFPSEKFRSVLYYSEGKTSKVSCKDGFELKIPATPASNFYWNAFKEQEINLARVNGELIIENARYHLLLDNTEKNSNGRTNSVSFRKPELEKLLATFSNFGINASVEHQKMNSESQIQCLIHTADPYKAVIEIGTSSVVITTAGENVASHLYKALDSVLKGN
- the LOC112717004 gene encoding annexin-like protein RJ4, which produces MATLIAPTNHSPLEDAEAIRKAVKGWGTDEKVIITILGHRDAIQRQKIREAYYELFQEDLIKRLESELSGDFEKLSDEASDDFHKAVHVAIRCIQDHKKYYEKVLRNAMKGGGTNEDALTRVIVTRAEKDLNDIKEIYYKRNSVQLEDSVAKETSGDYKKFLLTLMGKED
- the LOC112717005 gene encoding uncharacterized protein isoform X1 encodes the protein MLHSLFSILELHSASTLSSSFITLLMMMIHRTPLLSSFEKITLLCLHHRSELHSQAKKECNFSSLLSLSQARGDFAVNFCSLFASHSHKPLFPFSETMEFTCLSKGRGSHFPPCHILNLGGIKILLDCPLDLSALTPFSPVTTAFYALPSLEEDKVDANNDVGSMAVPAKRQKIENQPDNKTLIFAEPWYKTVMNLHLWNPSFIDVVLISSPMGILGLPFLTQMKGFSAKIYATEVSARLGELVMRDLVSMHKELKQFYGPTETDFPVWLRQEEVEKIPSVLREIILGKDGTELGGLRPLYSEADVNDCVLKIQKLKYAEEVCYNGILVIKAFSSGVEMGSCNWILDSPKGDVGYLSNSSFISSQVAAFDYQSLQGTDTLIYSDFSSLNSTEDVKDEENESVQLADKLPMSSHGLVGLYHNAKEDSEEMEKLAFICSCAIESIKGGGSVFIPINQFGIFLQLLEEVSKAIDASAMKVPIYIISSVAEDLLAYLNIVPEWLSRQRQERLFDGEPLFDHVKLLDDKKIHVLPNIHSEKFWMHSREPCIVFCSHWSLRLGPVVHLLQRWHKDPKSLLILEGGVNPPQLALLPFKPMAMKVLQCHFQPGIGLRRVRSLLETLQPKTLLFPEEFRPHISFPSEKFRSVLYYSEGKTSKVSCKDGFELKIPATPASNFYWNAFKEQEINLARVNGELIIENARYHLLLDNTEKNSNGRTNSVSFRKPELEKLLATFSNFGINASVEHQKMNSESQIQCLIHTADPYKAVIEIGTSSVVITTAGENVASHLYKALDSVLKGN